The nucleotide window GTATCATCTTCTATAAAAAACTGTGCCATTTCACCAGGATCTGGATCATCTAATTGATTTGCCTCTACTGCCGCTAGTGCAGCTTCACTAACGTCATCTTCTAATTTGACTTTTGAATCTCCCTGCAAAGCTTGTGGAGCATTAGTTTCATTATTACACTTTATTAGTGTAATCGAGTTCTCTATATAATCAATTGTGCACTTTgaatcaaaattaaaaataggaTCGTTCCGAATTTTTACATCACTGAATAGTTTTTTAAGATAACTCTTATTAGATGCTATATATGAAGCAACTCCTTCGCACATATGCTTATTTTTGTagttattcatattattacTAATATAATTAAAGTTTTCACATAAATCATCCATGATCTTCCTTTGAAGCCTATATTTACTATTTTCGTATTTAAAAGTTCTAtcacaattaaaaaatctaTTTGCATTTAGTACATCTAtgacaattttattaatttggTGATCCAACCAAACGTTTCTATGTTTCTTTAATTGCCTAATACCGTGTGTTATATCATCAATGACATAATTTATATCTCTGCAACGTTTATCAGGATTTATAGTATTCcatgtatgttttttttcttttaaatactTATCTAATCTACCCTGGAGTTTTGAAATCCATtgattaataaattttatattttcatttttaatcaaaTATTGGATcgttaaatataaaacatttctttttaattcgGAGCAATGTTTAAATGAGGGAAGATTTTGTATAACTTGAtcctgaaaaataaattaaagaaataaaaaaagacacatatgattatattatacaatttgttcttaattatatattaaaaagattaGTTTATGAAAAGATATTTAAGTGATACATAAACTGATTGTTGGTTCTTctttgtcatttttaattgtgtCTTTATAATTTAGCTATTTTAGTttgataaaagaaaaaattttagtaaatattttcttatagAATGCTTAGTAAgtgaaaattatttcctagcatatttattaataatcattatttttttaaaatttgaatgaaatatgtgtaataaataatgtaattctatttatttttgatggCACATAGCACTAGAACATTTTATCAGATGTATCAATCatcaatataaatataataagtaAGGATATGAATTATATCTTATGCAACCTCCAACTATGTTTCATTTGTTCATTACATAAACACACGTTTTATCTAAATGCTGAAACGTTTAATGTGCATGATATATatcattgaaaaaaaaaaaaaaatgttatattcggttgtattttattatgaaaattttccgtatggtaatttttaaaatcaaaTTAATGCGTAATATGATGTAACAATTAGGTTAATCGGaatattgtataaaaatgcaaTTCGTTATGGTAATATCTCGTAATATGGTgtaaaataagaataataaaaaaaaagaataaaatcaatacattatataaaataaatttattcacaCTTTGTAATTGATCTATtgataattaatataaaacgTCTATCGTATTTCCGTTTATCTCCACttcatatgttttttaaaatatttgcacacatttgaaCAACCGAATTGCACAAAATTAGTtcgattttttctattttgtgtgctttaataaattaattatatttttacttctttattCATGAAAAATTTCACTTGTTATACACAATTTAATTTAAccttacgaaaaaaatgatacatgcatatttttagtaTTAACAGTAGTATCATGTATGACAAAATAATTAGAACAATTTGCAGATTGTAAAGAATTGATTTTAGGAATCAGATTATTTCTTATATAGTGTTAAAGTAGTTTTTATGTTATAAGATTTCtgaattattattaagaaaaatattctaaTGTTTGATAATGCgtttttacttcatttttatctgtaatgtaaaataagaataatatattttttgaaagaaatacatacacatttaattaaacatggaaaaagaaattaatttttttctaaatgtaGCATATTTAAATAAGTATGTCATCTTTTATTATGCTGTGCAAAAGAATTATAAACCTAGATCAGAAATGTGTTGGGTGCGTTTATAATCTTATTTACACTCAAAGTATGAAGTGAAATATTTTGGGAGGGTGTCTATTTATTGTAATAAGCACTGTTGCATATGTCAAtatgaaacaaaaatatataaataatttgctcatattataattttgctTTAAAATGACAGAAACGACAACATAATACTATGAGGTTCAAATTAGATACAATGGGTGAACAAAATTCATAAGTAGGCATACTACATTTGTTTTGTTGgctataataattaaaaacgtTCATAGTACTTAATCATTTTTGTAAGGTACCATATGAGTAGTACATGCGATAAATAAGAAATActgttttataaattataaaaacttTAGCTGttaataaattacaaaaaaaaggcagacatataaaattaataaagaaGGAATAAGAAATAAGGTGGTTGTTACTGTCACAAGTATTTTTTAtggaaaatgttttttactTTCGTCCATAATGTTTCTAATTTAAGAGATGCATTTTGCTAAAAGAGcgttttacattattttggTTACTATGGAAATGAGTTAATTTGAATTTGTATATGTTTTATAACTACAtccattaaaaatgatattttactTCTTCGTTTCACAAGATATAGTTGTcctaaatatattttttcaacggaattaataatttcatatttttattacgtTGCATTAAATGTAGGAGTTTATATCTTTTAATGGTTCATTAGTTGATTAtccttatatttattataaaagttgtctatctttttataaatagttATGTTTATTTAGAAATTGCCCAATTATTTCTTCTTAAAGGAATAACCAATTTAGTAAATACATTCCAAAGTGTTAGACTGtctgcaaatatttttcaacttCTTTGTNNNNNNNNNNNNNNNNNNNNNNNNNNNNNNNNNNNNNNNNNNNNNNNNNNNNNNNNNNNNNNNNNNNNNNNNNNNNNNNNNNNNNNNNNNNNNNNNNNNNNNNNNNNNNNNNNNNNNNNNNNNNNNNNNNNNNNNNNNNNNNNNN belongs to Plasmodium vivax chromosome 3, whole genome shotgun sequence and includes:
- a CDS encoding Pv-fam-c protein (encoded by transcript PVX_105200A), which produces MTKKNQQSVYDQVIQNLPSFKHCSELKRNVLYLTIQYLIKNENIKFINQWISKLQGRLDKYLKEKKHTWNTINPDKRCRDINYVIDDITHGIRQLKKHRNVWLDHQINKIVIDVLNANRFFNCDRTFKYENSKYRLQRKIMDDLCENFNYISNNMNNYKNKHMCEGVASYIASNKSYLKKLFSDVKIRNDPIFNFDSKCTIDYIENSITLIKCNNETNAPQALQGDSKVKLEDDVSEAALAAVEANQLDDPDPGEMAQFFIEDDTPFYLRPTNIGTAALGIPLLSLILYKTKARGQNRMKNNFSQDGKETEELLINSIEPLELKSQNSQYNISYQSVND